The following are from one region of the Silene latifolia isolate original U9 population chromosome 9, ASM4854445v1, whole genome shotgun sequence genome:
- the LOC141599955 gene encoding putative FBD-associated F-box protein At5g56690 has protein sequence MKPVCKKPKHWQLSPADRLSALPDSIVYRIISFLGFKEACRTSILSKRWKYISDTNPVMDLSNEVFSAVLDLGNWYNSMVNVDDFLKYTETRMKRYSKHKLLISKLTLGFPIRRMTFPNSKVLLENKAEKWVKIAVRNQVAELFLSGPKNYILSDSLFTAVSLRRLDCSYLEIHVIETFEAF, from the coding sequence ATGAAACCCGTTTGCAAGAAACCTAAACATTGGCAGTTAAGTCCTGCCGATAGGCTATCGGCTTTACCCGATAGTATCGTTTATCGTATCATTTCTTTTCTGGGATTTAAAGAGGCTTGTAGAACTAGCATTTTGTCGAAAAGATGGAAGTACATTTCAGATACAAACCCAGTTATGGACTTGTCTAATGAAGTTTTTTCAGCAGTTCTAGATTTGGGGAATTGGTATAATTCAATGGTAAATGTCGATGATTTTCTGAAATATACCGAAACTAGAATGAAGCGATACTCGAAACACAAACTGCTTATAAGTAAACTCACACTTGGATTTCCAATCCGCAGAATGACATTCCCAAATTCTAAGGTACTGTTGGAAAACAAGGCTGAAAAATGGGTTAAGATAGCGGTGCGCAACCAAGTAGCGGAACTTTTTCTTAGTGGTCCGAAAAATTACATACTCTCTGACAGTTTGTTTACTGCAGTATCATTAAGACGTCTCGACTGTTCTTATCTCGAGATACATGTTATTGAAACATTTGAGGCTTTCTGA